From one Thunnus maccoyii chromosome 6, fThuMac1.1, whole genome shotgun sequence genomic stretch:
- the dhrs13b.2 gene encoding tapasin-related protein, protein MKVKLGNCQLCGARATRRSFYQCTIMGLILKILIYLYLCAGVQCVDQVSWLPCQFTDEHVSVNNEGHTETQNLHREAMLQFGQKGDTPINPHAITFLVTGSKLDMRRYVEGVEADQLECEIRRYSTAGIHVRWPVKGTSEYNRWFSCTLKHTKGLFTVTSFLRHPSHQPPSGQQDYRSWSTIGDTEILITTVAMVMKTQSPSVKANLGSQQKLHCHFAVDHKAPNITVEWHLQNRGERTELFSHTSRSGQTRGTGVGLRSLADGDASYILPFSKMSSEGTYICSVSVMPLFGSLDISLHIEEPPRVSLNVAPTLSLQEGGEQKVVCEAESYYPLDVEIIWYQQDPAVAGQRVGAPLPKVLQNVLLSSHKHNSDKTFSLSAFFYLQASLRDSGKQFICSVSHQSLRVPIRKSFILNVEEPVSWLFYLTLCFTVVILLVILSVLLLYLYSVRKRSVQKKPY, encoded by the exons atgaaagtgaaactcGGTAACTGCCAACTCTGTGGTGCTCGAGCAACAAGGAGAAGCTTCTACCAATGTACAATCATGGGTTTAATCTTAAAGATACTTATTTACTTGTATCTATGTGCAG GTGTACAGTGCGTCGATCAGGTATCATGGCTGCCCTGTCAGTTCACTGATGAACATGTGTCTGTGAATAATGAGGGTCACACGGAGACTCAGAACCTCCACAGAGAGGCTATGCTGCAGTTTGGTCAAAAAGGAGACACCCCTATTAATCCACATGCCATCACGTTCCTGGTCACCG GATCCAAGTTGGACATGCGGCGGTATGTGGAGGGTGTGGAAGCAGATCAGTTGGAGTGTGAGATCCGTAGGTACAGCACAGCAGGCATCCATGTCCGCTGGCCTGTAAAGGGGACCAGTGAGTACAACCGCTGGTTCAGCTGCACCTTGAAACACACCAAGGGCCTGTTCACCGTCACCAGCTTCCTCAGACACCCATCTCACCAACCGCCCTCTGGACAGCAGGACTACCGCAGCTGGTCTACTATCGGCGACACAGAGATACTCATCACAACAG TTGCCATGGTCATGAAAACACAATCTCCATCAGTGAAAGCAAACCTGGGGTCCCAACAAAAGCTCCACTGCCACTTTGCCGTCGACCACAAGGCACCAAACATCACCGTGGAGTGGCACTTGCAAAATCGAGGAGAGAGAACCGAACTCTTCAGCCATACCAGCCGCTCAGGGCAGACTCGGGGGACTGGGGTTGGGCTGAGGAGTCTCGCAGACGGGGACGCTTCTTATATACTCCCCTTCTCCAAGATGAGCAGTGAAGGGACGTACATTTGTTCAGTGTCAGTGATGCCGCTGTTCGGCAGTCTGGATATAAGTCTGCATATCGAAG agCCTCCCCGTGTCTCCCTCAATGTCGCACCTACTCTCTCACTGCAGGAGGGTGGGGAGCAGAAGGTGGTTTGTGAGGCAGAGAGCTACTACCCTCTGGATGTGGAGATAATTTGGTATCAGCAGGACCCGGCAGTGGCAGGCCAGAGGGTCGGTGCTCCTCTCCCCAAGGTGCTGCAGAACGTTCTGCTGTCCAGCCACAAACACAACTCGGACAAGACCTTCTCGCTTTCGGCTTTCTTCTACCTCCAGGCTTCGCTCAGGGACTCAGGCAAGCAGTTTATATGCAGCGTCTCTCATCAGTCCCTGCGAGTGCCCATCAGAAAGAGTTTCATTCTGAATGTTGAAG AACCAGTCAGCTGGCTTTTTTACCTCACTCTTTGCTTCACTGTGGTCATACTGTTGGTCATCCTGAGTGTGCTGCTGCTCTACTTGTACTCAG TAAGAAAGCGGTCAGTGCAG AAAAAACCATACTGA